One Nitrospinota bacterium genomic region harbors:
- a CDS encoding GTP-binding protein codes for MTNPDEKILPVTLLSGFLGAGKTTLLNTILKGNHGKRIAVIENEFGEIPIDHDLVIGADEDIFEMNNGCICCSIKGDLIATLNRLIERHDKFDTILIESTGLASPGPIAQAFLLEDEINHSLKLDGVITLVDCLNIWKHLEEVEVMWEQIAFSNVILLNKIDLVSAEELKKVESRIRSINPTARIIPTQNAAVPLDAILNTGGFDLETVKPLEDFSIHEGEHDHSHPEEAITSVSITLPGELDRSRFVNWLQMLLIFEGMDVMRAKGIMNLKDSDQRHIFQCVYMMFDSKSDRPWGDEIRENKMVFIGRGLDRERLEEGVRGCLV; via the coding sequence ATGACGAATCCTGATGAAAAAATATTGCCCGTGACCCTGTTGTCCGGGTTTCTGGGGGCGGGCAAGACCACGCTCCTCAACACCATTCTCAAAGGCAATCACGGCAAGCGCATCGCCGTGATCGAAAACGAATTTGGCGAAATTCCGATAGATCATGATCTGGTCATCGGCGCGGACGAGGACATCTTTGAAATGAACAACGGTTGCATCTGTTGTTCGATCAAGGGCGATCTCATTGCCACCTTGAACCGCTTGATCGAACGGCACGATAAATTCGACACTATATTGATCGAAAGCACCGGGCTTGCGTCTCCCGGTCCGATCGCGCAGGCATTTTTGCTCGAAGACGAAATCAATCATTCCCTCAAGCTCGATGGCGTGATCACGCTGGTCGATTGCCTGAACATCTGGAAGCATCTCGAAGAGGTGGAGGTGATGTGGGAACAGATCGCGTTTTCCAACGTCATCCTGCTCAACAAGATCGATCTTGTTTCCGCCGAAGAGTTAAAGAAAGTGGAAAGCCGCATCCGCAGTATCAACCCGACGGCGCGGATTATCCCCACGCAAAACGCCGCCGTCCCCCTGGATGCAATTTTAAATACCGGTGGCTTCGATCTGGAGACGGTCAAACCCCTAGAGGATTTCTCTATTCATGAGGGCGAACACGACCATTCCCACCCGGAAGAGGCGATCACCTCCGTGAGCATCACCCTTCCCGGTGAGTTGGATCGCAGTCGGTTTGTGAACTGGTTGCAGATGCTGCTCATCTTTGAGGGCATGGACGTCATGCGCGCCAAGGGGATTATGAACCTGAAAGATTCGGATCAGCGTCACATCTTCCAATGCGTGTACATGATGTTCGACAGTAAGAGCGACCGCCCCTGGGGCGACGAAATACGGGAAAATAAAATGGTCTTCATTGGCCGCGGCCTGGACCGGGAGCGTTTGGAGGAAGGGGTGAGGGGGTGTTTGGTTTGA